The following are encoded in a window of Nibricoccus aquaticus genomic DNA:
- a CDS encoding LamG domain-containing protein: MLSLPLRCLCVATALLATLLARAGEIPPSVVWRLDDLASLGGAKTEIWGAPSRAKEGSGSSVRFDGKADGLVVPVIPISEWKAFTIEICFSVDADGQPEQRFLHLQDEKGRRVLIELRLLPGGQWCLDTFLYSDAAHRLTLIDRAKAHQVGRWHWAALTYADGRMTHFVDGVRECEGAIQFEPMSATGRTSLGVRQNKVSWFKGAIREVRFTPEARPAEKLQRAPKD; this comes from the coding sequence ATGCTTTCTTTACCCCTTCGCTGCCTGTGTGTCGCAACCGCTCTGCTTGCCACGCTGCTCGCGCGAGCAGGTGAAATACCTCCATCGGTCGTCTGGCGTCTCGATGATCTGGCTTCGCTCGGTGGCGCAAAGACCGAGATCTGGGGCGCTCCGTCTCGCGCGAAAGAAGGCTCGGGCTCATCCGTCCGTTTCGATGGCAAGGCCGACGGTCTGGTCGTCCCTGTCATCCCAATCTCCGAGTGGAAAGCCTTCACCATAGAAATCTGTTTCTCCGTCGATGCCGATGGCCAGCCCGAGCAACGCTTCCTGCACCTGCAGGATGAGAAAGGCCGCCGCGTGTTGATCGAGCTCCGTCTCCTGCCAGGAGGCCAGTGGTGCCTCGACACTTTCCTGTATTCGGATGCCGCGCACCGGCTGACGTTGATCGATCGCGCAAAGGCGCACCAGGTCGGCCGCTGGCACTGGGCGGCATTAACCTATGCCGACGGTCGCATGACTCATTTCGTGGACGGCGTGAGGGAGTGCGAAGGCGCGATCCAGTTTGAGCCGATGTCCGCGACGGGGCGCACCTCACTGGGCGTGCGGCAAAACAAAGTCTCCTGGTTCAAAGGAGCTATCCGTGAAGTGCGCTTCACACCTGAAGCGCGGCCTGCGGAAAAACTGCAACGCGCGCCGAAGGACTGA
- a CDS encoding Gfo/Idh/MocA family protein — protein sequence MIPPGSSLGNGDGMPRRTFVKGVSAVGVGLALGVTSLAAVTENKRRRYAIVGVGSRSQMYQSAIETTHKEHAELVAICDTNAGRLEVSRALARRHGAAEPKAYAAADFERMIAETKPEFVIVTTVDGTHHEYLIRAMELGCDTITEKPMTTTSAKCQAIIDARKRTGKNCRVLFNYRYSPPRTQVKDILMSGEIGDVLSVDFQWLLNTSHGADYFRRWHSHKENSGGLMVHKATHHFDLVNWWLGAVPQAVTAMGKREFYTPAMAKRLGLESHHERCLTCPEKKKCGFYLDMAAQPKMKQLYLDQEKHDGYLRDRCVFRPDIDIEDTMNVAVRYDNGATLSYSLNAFNAWEGYQIAFNGTKGRLEHSIVEKIYVNGTDSVQGGITEGGVTTRVIPLRGAPREVEPWTGTGSHGGGDKIMLDDMFLPKPPEDKYQRAADERAGAASILIGIAANQCFEKGTPVNIADLVKNLARPDYAPMPSRTGPLPMPQA from the coding sequence ATGATTCCTCCCGGTTCCTCACTCGGAAATGGCGACGGCATGCCCCGTCGCACGTTCGTCAAAGGTGTCTCCGCTGTCGGCGTCGGCCTCGCGCTCGGCGTCACGAGCCTCGCTGCGGTCACCGAAAACAAACGCCGCCGATACGCCATCGTCGGCGTCGGCTCGCGCAGCCAGATGTACCAAAGCGCGATCGAGACGACGCACAAAGAACACGCCGAGCTGGTCGCGATCTGCGACACCAATGCCGGTCGTCTCGAAGTGTCGCGCGCTCTCGCCCGCAGGCACGGCGCGGCCGAGCCCAAGGCTTATGCGGCCGCCGATTTCGAGCGCATGATCGCGGAGACGAAACCGGAGTTCGTCATCGTTACGACGGTCGATGGCACGCACCACGAGTACCTGATCCGCGCGATGGAACTTGGCTGCGACACGATCACCGAAAAGCCGATGACCACGACGTCGGCAAAATGCCAGGCGATCATCGACGCGCGCAAACGCACCGGGAAAAACTGCCGTGTGCTCTTTAACTACCGCTACTCGCCGCCGCGCACGCAGGTGAAGGATATTTTGATGAGCGGCGAAATCGGCGACGTGCTCTCAGTCGATTTCCAATGGCTGCTCAACACCAGTCACGGCGCGGATTACTTCCGCCGCTGGCACTCGCACAAAGAAAACTCGGGCGGCCTCATGGTCCACAAGGCGACGCATCATTTCGATCTCGTGAACTGGTGGCTTGGTGCCGTCCCACAAGCCGTGACTGCGATGGGCAAGCGCGAATTCTACACGCCCGCCATGGCGAAGCGCCTCGGCCTCGAAAGCCATCACGAGCGCTGTCTCACTTGTCCGGAAAAGAAGAAATGCGGATTCTATCTCGATATGGCTGCGCAGCCGAAAATGAAGCAGCTCTACCTGGATCAGGAAAAACACGACGGCTATCTGCGCGACCGCTGCGTCTTCCGCCCGGACATCGACATCGAAGATACGATGAACGTCGCTGTGCGCTACGACAACGGCGCGACGCTCAGTTACTCGCTCAATGCCTTCAACGCCTGGGAAGGTTACCAGATCGCGTTCAACGGTACGAAGGGCCGTCTCGAGCATTCCATCGTGGAAAAAATCTACGTGAACGGCACCGACTCCGTGCAAGGCGGCATCACGGAAGGCGGCGTGACCACGCGGGTGATTCCGCTGCGTGGCGCGCCCCGCGAGGTCGAACCGTGGACGGGCACCGGCAGCCACGGTGGCGGCGACAAGATCATGTTGGACGACATGTTCCTGCCGAAGCCTCCCGAGGATAAGTACCAGCGCGCAGCCGACGAACGCGCCGGCGCGGCCTCGATCTTGATCGGGATCGCCGCCAACCAGTGCTTCGAAAAAGGCACGCCGGTGAACATCGCCGATCTCGTGAAAAATCTCGCGCGTCCCGACTACGCGCCGATGCCTTCACGCACCGGCCCGCTGCCGATGCCGCAAGCCTGA
- a CDS encoding hydrogenase nickel incorporation protein HypA, translated as MDLSTATVIYCLFVAALFLGLWMFYDRRDHALFEHARRKSTFMCARCNHLYAASGRPDSCECPRCGHANARLRF; from the coding sequence ATGGATCTCTCCACCGCCACGGTCATCTACTGCCTCTTCGTCGCGGCTCTTTTTCTGGGACTCTGGATGTTCTACGACCGCCGTGATCACGCGCTCTTCGAGCACGCCCGCCGCAAATCCACGTTCATGTGTGCTCGCTGCAACCATCTCTACGCAGCCTCTGGTCGGCCCGACTCGTGCGAGTGTCCTCGTTGCGGCCACGCCAACGCACGTCTGCGATTCTGA
- the rpsD gene encoding 30S ribosomal protein S4 has protein sequence MARYTGPTTRISRRFGVPIFGATKAFEKRNFPPGQHGPKLRRKLSEYAVGLNEKQKLRYTYGLLERQFRRTFEAAKRERGVTGTRFLQLLETRLDSVVYLLGFAKSRAAARQFVNHGHIRVNGRKVDIASYAVKAGDEIEVKNAPGSRQVATRFLEENRARNVPGWLTLNAEAFKAVVNRLPNRDEMEPGINEQIIVEFYSRF, from the coding sequence ATGGCTCGTTACACAGGTCCAACCACACGCATTAGCCGTCGTTTTGGCGTTCCGATTTTCGGCGCGACGAAGGCTTTTGAGAAACGCAACTTCCCCCCCGGCCAGCACGGCCCCAAGCTCCGCCGCAAACTCTCTGAGTACGCGGTCGGCTTGAACGAAAAGCAGAAGCTCCGTTACACCTACGGCCTGCTTGAGCGCCAGTTCCGCCGCACCTTCGAGGCTGCCAAGCGCGAGCGTGGCGTCACCGGTACCCGCTTCCTCCAGCTCCTCGAGACCCGTCTCGACAGCGTCGTTTACCTCCTGGGTTTCGCCAAGAGCCGCGCCGCCGCCCGCCAGTTCGTCAATCACGGCCACATCCGCGTCAACGGCCGCAAGGTCGACATCGCGAGCTACGCCGTTAAGGCTGGCGACGAGATCGAAGTGAAGAACGCTCCCGGCTCCCGCCAGGTCGCTACCCGCTTTCTCGAAGAGAACCGCGCCCGCAACGTCCCCGGCTGGCTCACGCTGAACGCCGAGGCATTCAAGGCTGTCGTCAACCGTCTCCCGAACCGCGATGAGATGGAGCCCGGCATCAACGAGCAGATCATCGTCGAGTTCTACTCGCGCTTCTGA
- a CDS encoding class II fumarate hydratase codes for MRTERDSMGEMPVPDEALYGASTQRAVLNFPISGRPMPPAFIRGLGLVKLACAAANQELGLLTPEKSALIQQVAHELLQGKLLEHFPVDVFQTGSGTSTNMNANEVIANRASQLSGQTIGSKKPLHPNDDVNLGQSSNDVIPTALHVSVALALHEQLHPALKHLHAALAAKSEAFSEIVKIGRTHLMDATPVTLGQEFSGYAAQASKAAVRVEKAIVALRELAIGGTAVGTGINCHPEFAGKVCRILTEKTGILFYEAHNHFEAQAARDDSVEVAGQLSAIAASLTKIANDIRLLASGPRSGLQEIRLPATQPGSSIMPGKVNPVMSEMLVQVCIYAQGLAQMVAMCGRDGHFELNVTIPLIAHSLHEAIHCLANGARVFADQCVHGIEADPERCRELVDRSLMLVTALNPHIGYDAAAAVAKEAFASNKTLREVVLEKGLLDAATLDRALEPMAMTKPGESALGGGGG; via the coding sequence ATGCGCACCGAACGCGATTCCATGGGCGAGATGCCCGTCCCCGACGAAGCTCTCTACGGCGCCTCCACGCAGCGCGCCGTGTTGAATTTCCCCATCAGCGGGCGGCCGATGCCTCCCGCGTTCATCCGCGGGCTCGGCCTCGTGAAGCTCGCATGCGCCGCCGCCAATCAGGAACTCGGGCTGCTCACGCCCGAAAAGAGCGCGCTCATCCAGCAGGTCGCTCACGAACTTCTTCAGGGAAAACTGCTGGAGCATTTTCCCGTCGATGTGTTTCAAACCGGCTCGGGCACCTCGACCAACATGAACGCCAACGAGGTGATCGCGAATCGCGCGAGCCAGCTCAGCGGACAGACGATCGGTTCCAAAAAACCGCTTCACCCGAATGACGACGTGAACCTCGGCCAGTCGTCGAACGACGTCATCCCCACTGCGCTGCATGTTTCCGTCGCGCTCGCGCTCCACGAGCAACTCCATCCTGCGCTCAAGCACCTGCACGCCGCGCTCGCCGCAAAGTCCGAAGCGTTTTCCGAAATCGTGAAGATCGGGCGCACGCACTTGATGGACGCCACGCCGGTCACGCTCGGGCAGGAGTTTTCCGGTTATGCCGCGCAAGCATCGAAGGCCGCCGTGCGCGTGGAGAAAGCTATCGTCGCGCTGCGCGAACTCGCGATCGGCGGCACCGCCGTCGGCACCGGTATCAACTGTCATCCCGAGTTCGCGGGAAAAGTCTGCCGCATCCTTACCGAGAAAACGGGCATCCTCTTTTACGAAGCGCATAATCATTTTGAAGCGCAGGCTGCGCGCGACGACTCGGTCGAGGTCGCGGGACAACTCTCCGCCATCGCCGCATCGCTCACGAAGATCGCCAACGACATCCGCCTGCTCGCGTCGGGCCCGCGCAGCGGTTTGCAGGAAATCCGCCTGCCCGCCACGCAGCCCGGCAGCTCGATAATGCCGGGAAAAGTGAATCCGGTGATGAGCGAGATGCTCGTGCAAGTCTGCATCTACGCGCAGGGACTCGCGCAGATGGTCGCGATGTGCGGACGCGACGGACATTTCGAACTCAACGTCACGATCCCGCTCATCGCGCACTCGTTGCACGAAGCTATTCACTGCCTGGCGAACGGCGCGCGTGTCTTTGCCGATCAATGTGTGCATGGCATCGAGGCAGACCCCGAGCGTTGCCGCGAGCTCGTGGATCGTTCGCTGATGCTCGTGACGGCGCTCAACCCACACATCGGCTACGATGCGGCGGCGGCCGTGGCCAAGGAGGCGTTTGCGAGCAACAAAACCTTGCGTGAAGTCGTACTCGAAAAAGGTCTCCTCGATGCCGCTACGCTCGATCGCGCACTCGAACCGATGGCGATGACCAAGCCAGGCGAAAGTGCGCTAGGCGGGGGAGGGGGCTGA
- a CDS encoding LamG domain-containing protein, producing the protein MHSKIFGSLVRGRQPRGLLISSLMLMSVLIARGGSAAEPGLLFYLSGTHGTTADLAANGHTEPNFLKDVNPIADGARGPALRCEHTQRLAYAAPANIYAQRGTLSFFWRAREAVGPTEFPIFRVGYGDHSSWDMVWLRIDYNGHGFDAFVTDINLSRTRVSVKIEPFFKPDEWIHLALTWDETSGIRFFMNGKLAAEKRLEVPTRYDAQLDQFGPHSRIISPYQVQSDYNYVRGGDLDELRIYDRAVADADIATLAKGGALPALTPLPARSLADPVTRTEWSFRHGWNRPDDLPPALPEGKFVAVRKVEIHDAYDLKRWWWKANDGIRETTWPGVYNQSRLSGRNDYFKLPDWDCYSLSGKSVTFTLPDEPWNHLEISGAAWGEGKLVGKEKTSPLFKRSRGQERSIYAFKTATTGQKIQFDNVEQEQPIGEFAPYHVTAGREPEGTRILAYQITGHAAQQTGIPSLVEFVKGRHPSDEQAALVAEPADAKVKRGPKVLFAGLPLLHVFVPAPGEESGDDALDGIAVDLPAWSSPDSASPARAVSFNIRVKDPLWPARELLDFTFTADPREARTLWLDTRDRILPEGRGIYLTITASENPGNIAALTPSQVRLVFKSREAGRAEHELDRFTQLRDSYAMLVEENPRDRRYQLWARFENDLNDLLRVNPTHVLAQQYKADALPGSVKPPFEQPVAPDRVPLWAFRQVETLRRAKELVLWYIDHRQIENGELGGGLSDDTDMANYWPGIALMGAEPDKIADSLRRLLDACYAHGMFTDGLPTIQTDELHTYEEGINTLGQNLILDYGSPPQIERAMETARGLASITGVNAAGHRHIRSSYYSGTRMATEGVWGWSKAYSFLAFQPMQLLADYNGDPAAKKLLIELADGLLAHRKPGKDGRHAIPTAIHFESDAEADASRSFSSWALFWNAWQWTRDEKYLAPILDGGAASIGAVNPNALDLLALRESFGGEIARGNDFSARDVSRSGVPSQQSMHFAWQITGDKTHLEKLYAGLTERMANRWYINTEGSLWVDRINMSTSELQRARLGGVALARNAIFPGHVVSWRFAAPAKAESVAILIPEATDDAFKVIAYNLEAVPVAASMTGWAITPGDWEITQGVDADGDDQADGLMEKRTVPLERTKSVELTFPAHTTTVLTFKNVKRGTPYHERPDLGIDRQDVTLRDGKLAVNLHSLGSARVPASSVALVSADGKILAQMTTPEIAAPLDWKPKTAEVILSLPVGMKTEGCSVVIDPEHALTEITTRNNAVKL; encoded by the coding sequence ATGCATTCGAAAATTTTCGGCTCACTCGTGCGCGGCCGTCAGCCGCGCGGTCTTTTGATTTCGTCGCTGATGCTGATGTCCGTACTGATCGCTCGTGGCGGTTCTGCAGCTGAGCCGGGTTTGCTGTTCTATCTCTCCGGCACTCACGGCACGACCGCCGATCTCGCGGCTAACGGCCACACCGAGCCGAACTTCCTCAAAGACGTTAACCCTATCGCCGATGGCGCGCGCGGTCCCGCGCTCCGATGCGAGCATACGCAACGTCTCGCCTACGCGGCACCGGCAAACATCTATGCACAACGCGGCACGCTCTCGTTTTTCTGGCGCGCTCGCGAGGCCGTGGGGCCGACTGAGTTCCCGATCTTCCGCGTCGGCTACGGCGATCACTCGAGCTGGGACATGGTGTGGCTGCGCATCGACTATAACGGCCACGGCTTCGACGCGTTCGTGACCGACATCAACCTCAGCCGCACGCGCGTGTCGGTGAAGATCGAGCCGTTCTTCAAACCCGACGAATGGATTCACCTCGCACTCACGTGGGACGAGACGAGCGGCATCCGGTTTTTCATGAACGGAAAACTAGCCGCCGAAAAACGCCTTGAAGTGCCGACCCGTTACGACGCGCAGCTGGATCAATTCGGCCCGCACTCGCGCATCATCAGCCCGTACCAAGTGCAGAGTGACTATAACTACGTCCGTGGCGGCGACCTCGACGAACTGCGCATCTACGACCGCGCGGTCGCCGATGCCGACATCGCCACGCTGGCGAAAGGCGGCGCTCTTCCCGCGCTCACTCCCCTACCTGCCCGCTCGCTCGCCGATCCCGTCACGCGCACTGAATGGAGTTTCCGCCACGGCTGGAATCGCCCGGACGATCTTCCGCCCGCGCTGCCTGAGGGGAAATTTGTCGCTGTGAGGAAAGTCGAAATTCACGACGCCTACGACCTGAAACGCTGGTGGTGGAAGGCGAACGACGGCATCCGCGAGACGACGTGGCCCGGCGTGTACAACCAGTCGCGCCTCAGCGGTCGCAACGACTACTTCAAACTTCCTGACTGGGATTGCTACTCCCTGTCAGGGAAATCCGTGACGTTCACCTTGCCGGACGAGCCGTGGAATCATCTAGAGATTTCCGGCGCTGCGTGGGGTGAGGGAAAACTAGTGGGCAAAGAAAAGACCTCTCCACTTTTTAAGCGTTCACGCGGGCAGGAGCGCAGCATTTACGCCTTCAAGACCGCGACGACCGGTCAGAAAATCCAGTTCGACAACGTCGAGCAGGAGCAGCCCATCGGTGAATTCGCGCCCTATCACGTGACAGCCGGGCGCGAGCCAGAAGGCACCCGAATCCTCGCGTATCAGATCACCGGGCACGCCGCGCAGCAGACGGGCATACCGTCCCTGGTTGAGTTCGTGAAAGGCCGCCATCCTTCCGACGAGCAGGCGGCCCTCGTCGCGGAGCCGGCCGATGCGAAAGTGAAACGAGGTCCGAAAGTCTTGTTCGCGGGTTTGCCATTGCTGCATGTGTTTGTTCCCGCGCCAGGAGAGGAGTCCGGCGACGACGCACTCGACGGCATCGCAGTGGATCTACCCGCGTGGAGTAGTCCTGACTCCGCTTCGCCCGCGCGTGCTGTCTCCTTCAACATCCGCGTCAAAGACCCGCTCTGGCCTGCGCGTGAGCTGCTCGATTTCACATTTACCGCCGATCCGCGCGAAGCCCGCACGCTCTGGCTCGATACGCGCGATCGCATCCTGCCGGAAGGCCGTGGGATTTATCTGACGATCACTGCCTCTGAAAACCCGGGAAACATCGCTGCGCTCACTCCGTCGCAAGTTCGCCTCGTTTTCAAATCGCGCGAAGCCGGGCGCGCCGAGCACGAGTTGGATCGTTTCACGCAGCTGCGCGACAGCTACGCGATGCTGGTGGAGGAAAATCCCCGCGACCGCCGTTACCAGCTCTGGGCGCGGTTCGAGAATGACCTGAACGATCTCCTCCGCGTGAATCCCACGCACGTGCTCGCGCAGCAGTACAAAGCCGACGCCTTGCCCGGTTCGGTGAAGCCGCCCTTCGAACAACCGGTAGCGCCCGATCGCGTACCTCTCTGGGCGTTTCGACAGGTCGAGACGCTGCGCCGCGCGAAGGAGCTCGTGCTTTGGTACATCGATCACCGCCAGATCGAGAACGGCGAACTCGGTGGAGGACTTTCCGATGACACCGACATGGCCAACTACTGGCCCGGAATCGCGCTCATGGGCGCGGAGCCCGATAAGATCGCGGACTCGCTGCGGCGCTTGCTCGATGCGTGTTACGCGCACGGGATGTTCACGGATGGATTGCCCACGATTCAGACCGATGAACTCCACACTTACGAAGAAGGTATCAACACGCTCGGACAGAATCTGATCCTCGACTACGGCAGCCCGCCCCAGATCGAGCGCGCGATGGAGACCGCGCGCGGACTCGCCAGCATCACGGGGGTGAACGCAGCCGGGCATCGCCACATCCGCAGCAGTTATTACAGCGGCACGCGCATGGCCACCGAAGGCGTGTGGGGATGGAGCAAGGCGTACTCATTTCTAGCGTTTCAACCGATGCAGTTGCTCGCCGACTACAACGGCGATCCAGCGGCCAAAAAACTTCTCATCGAACTCGCCGACGGCCTGCTCGCCCACCGCAAGCCCGGCAAGGACGGCCGCCACGCGATACCTACCGCGATCCACTTCGAGAGCGATGCCGAGGCTGATGCGTCGCGCAGCTTTTCGTCGTGGGCGCTTTTCTGGAATGCGTGGCAGTGGACGCGCGACGAAAAGTATCTCGCCCCGATTCTCGACGGTGGCGCGGCATCGATCGGTGCGGTGAATCCTAATGCGCTCGATCTGCTCGCCCTGCGCGAAAGTTTCGGTGGCGAGATCGCCCGCGGAAATGATTTCAGTGCGCGCGATGTTTCACGCTCCGGCGTGCCCTCGCAGCAGAGCATGCACTTCGCGTGGCAGATCACCGGCGACAAAACGCATCTCGAAAAACTCTACGCCGGCCTCACCGAACGCATGGCGAATCGCTGGTACATCAACACCGAGGGCAGTCTTTGGGTGGACCGCATCAACATGTCCACGAGCGAACTCCAGCGCGCCCGGCTCGGCGGTGTCGCGCTGGCTCGCAACGCGATTTTCCCCGGCCACGTGGTGAGCTGGCGTTTTGCTGCGCCCGCGAAAGCCGAGAGCGTCGCGATCTTGATTCCCGAAGCGACTGACGACGCGTTCAAAGTCATCGCCTACAACCTCGAAGCAGTGCCCGTCGCTGCATCGATGACCGGTTGGGCTATCACGCCGGGCGATTGGGAGATCACGCAAGGCGTCGATGCCGACGGCGACGACCAAGCCGATGGATTGATGGAGAAACGCACGGTGCCGCTTGAGCGCACGAAGTCGGTCGAGCTGACTTTCCCCGCGCACACGACGACCGTCCTCACATTTAAGAATGTGAAACGCGGCACGCCCTATCACGAACGTCCGGACCTCGGGATCGACCGGCAGGATGTGACGCTGCGAGACGGCAAACTCGCCGTAAACCTGCATAGCCTCGGCTCCGCACGCGTGCCTGCGAGCAGCGTCGCGTTGGTTTCGGCTGATGGAAAAATCCTCGCCCAGATGACGACTCCGGAAATCGCCGCACCGCTCGACTGGAAACCCAAGACCGCGGAGGTGATTCTCTCACTGCCCGTCGGTATGAAAACCGAGGGCTGCTCTGTTGTGATCGATCCTGAGCACGCGCTGACGGAGATCACCACGCGCAACAACGCGGTGAAACTGTGA
- the rpsK gene encoding 30S ribosomal protein S11 — MAEEKSAPKKAPKKDALPAAAGAETPAAAAAEKPARAPKAKKEGAEGAAPAPAEKPVELVGGVAKQPTAEDLLKEEIGAIKVRKAKGSKNVTSGVVNVLASFNNTIVSITDAKGQVIAWSSAGKCNFRGSRKSTAYAAQVVAQDAARNAMSHGLKDVVIKLSGPGLGRDSAVRALQAIGLEISSIIDVTPIPHNGCRPRKRRRV; from the coding sequence ATGGCCGAAGAAAAATCCGCTCCCAAAAAGGCTCCTAAGAAGGACGCCCTCCCCGCCGCCGCTGGCGCCGAAACTCCAGCCGCCGCCGCCGCTGAAAAGCCCGCTCGTGCCCCCAAAGCCAAGAAGGAAGGCGCCGAAGGCGCTGCTCCTGCTCCCGCTGAAAAGCCAGTCGAACTCGTTGGCGGTGTCGCCAAGCAGCCGACCGCTGAAGATCTCCTCAAAGAAGAGATCGGCGCGATCAAGGTTCGCAAAGCCAAGGGCTCTAAGAACGTCACTTCCGGTGTCGTTAACGTCCTCGCTTCTTTCAACAACACGATCGTTTCCATCACCGACGCCAAAGGTCAGGTCATCGCCTGGTCCAGCGCTGGTAAGTGCAACTTCCGCGGCTCCCGCAAATCCACCGCCTACGCCGCGCAGGTCGTCGCTCAAGACGCCGCCCGCAACGCCATGTCGCACGGCCTCAAGGACGTCGTCATCAAGCTCAGCGGTCCCGGTCTCGGCCGTGACTCCGCTGTCCGCGCCCTCCAGGCCATCGGCCTCGAGATCTCGTCGATCATCGACGTAACCCCCATCCCGCACAACGGCTGCCGCCCCCGCAAGCGCCGCCGCGTGTAA
- a CDS encoding DNA-directed RNA polymerase subunit alpha: protein MPKRLGKFELPSKLTKVEEGATPTYGKFIAEPFEAGYGHTIGNSLRRVLLSSIEGSAISSIKIEGVNHEFQSIDGVVEDVTDIVLNLKKVLIVSEKRDAISLSIKASKAGAVTAGDIQADSNIKIVNPDQVICTLEKGASFEAEVEIKTGRGYYPGEQNKKEEQAIGVIPIDSLFSPVRLVKYSVENTRVGQITDYDKLILEVWTDGRINPDDALKQASSILAHHLDVFNRVSNEEYNFDTQTSEVSEEQNKLRKLLNMSVNEIELSVRAANCLNNANITTVGELAMKTEQEMLKYRNFGKKSLNEIKDKLEALGLSLGMKFDERLLDSKKDL, encoded by the coding sequence ATGCCCAAACGCCTCGGAAAGTTCGAACTTCCCTCCAAGCTCACCAAGGTCGAAGAAGGCGCTACGCCTACTTACGGCAAGTTCATCGCCGAACCATTCGAAGCTGGCTACGGCCACACCATCGGCAACTCCCTGCGCCGCGTCCTCCTGAGCTCCATCGAGGGCTCGGCTATCTCCTCGATCAAGATCGAGGGCGTTAACCACGAGTTCCAGAGCATCGACGGCGTTGTGGAAGATGTCACCGACATCGTCCTCAACCTGAAAAAAGTTCTGATCGTCTCCGAAAAACGCGACGCGATCAGCCTCTCCATCAAAGCCTCCAAAGCCGGTGCAGTTACTGCTGGCGACATCCAGGCCGACTCCAACATCAAGATCGTCAATCCCGACCAGGTCATCTGCACGCTCGAAAAGGGCGCGTCCTTTGAAGCCGAAGTCGAGATCAAGACCGGTCGTGGTTACTATCCTGGCGAGCAGAACAAAAAAGAAGAACAAGCCATCGGTGTCATCCCGATCGACTCGCTCTTCTCGCCTGTTCGCCTTGTGAAGTACTCGGTTGAGAACACCCGCGTCGGTCAGATCACCGACTACGATAAGCTCATCCTCGAAGTCTGGACCGATGGCCGCATCAATCCAGATGATGCCCTTAAGCAGGCGTCTTCGATCCTGGCTCACCACCTCGATGTCTTCAACCGCGTCAGCAACGAAGAGTACAACTTCGACACCCAGACCAGCGAGGTCAGCGAAGAGCAGAACAAGCTCCGCAAGCTCCTCAACATGTCGGTGAACGAAATCGAACTCTCCGTTCGCGCCGCGAACTGCTTGAACAACGCGAACATCACCACCGTTGGCGAACTCGCGATGAAGACCGAGCAGGAGATGCTCAAGTACCGCAACTTCGGCAAGAAGTCGCTCAACGAAATCAAGGACAAGCTCGAAGCTCTCGGCCTCTCACTCGGCATGAAGTTCGACGAACGCCTCCTCGATTCGAAGAAGGATCTCTAA
- the rpsM gene encoding 30S ribosomal protein S13 — protein sequence MPRLLGVEIPAKKKVAISLRYIYGIGPQRADQVVQEAGIDPNQRADALTEEQLNKILHIITEHKWVVEGDLRRELTGNLKRLQAINCYRGVRHRRSLPVRGQRTSTNARTRKGPRRTVGVSKPTAPAK from the coding sequence ATGCCACGTCTCCTCGGTGTAGAAATCCCCGCGAAAAAGAAAGTCGCGATCTCCCTCCGTTATATTTACGGCATTGGCCCGCAACGCGCGGACCAAGTCGTCCAAGAAGCCGGTATCGATCCGAACCAGCGCGCCGATGCGCTCACGGAAGAACAGCTCAACAAGATCCTCCACATCATCACCGAGCACAAATGGGTGGTTGAGGGCGATCTCCGCCGCGAACTCACCGGCAACTTGAAGCGCCTCCAGGCGATCAACTGCTACCGTGGCGTCCGCCACCGCCGCAGCCTCCCTGTCCGCGGTCAGCGTACCAGCACCAATGCGCGTACGCGCAAAGGCCCCCGCCGCACCGTCGGCGTCTCCAAGCCAACCGCTCCCGCTAAGTAA
- the rplQ gene encoding 50S ribosomal protein L17 translates to MRHNKHHASLGVTREHRAAMLSNMAASLITHGRIKTTVTKAKALRPFIEKVITKAKQAAAKTEPKDALHLRRLALSDVRDETAVTLLFNEKHKEFTNRTGGYTRIYKLGKRISDAAEMALIEFVKADDPGYKKRKKPAKKGKKASAAEAAPAADATPAEGQAQA, encoded by the coding sequence ATGCGTCACAATAAACACCACGCCTCCCTCGGCGTCACCCGTGAACATCGCGCCGCGATGCTCTCCAACATGGCCGCCTCCCTGATCACCCATGGTCGTATCAAGACCACCGTGACCAAGGCCAAAGCCCTCCGTCCCTTCATCGAGAAGGTCATCACCAAGGCCAAGCAGGCCGCGGCCAAGACCGAGCCCAAGGACGCTCTCCATCTCCGCCGTCTCGCTCTGAGTGACGTGCGCGATGAGACCGCCGTCACGCTCCTCTTCAACGAGAAGCACAAAGAGTTCACCAACCGCACCGGCGGCTACACCCGTATCTACAAACTCGGCAAGCGCATCAGCGACGCCGCTGAGATGGCCCTGATCGAGTTCGTTAAAGCCGACGATCCAGGCTACAAGAAGCGCAAGAAGCCCGCCAAGAAGGGCAAGAAAGCCTCCGCTGCCGAAGCTGCTCCCGCCGCCGACGCAACGCCCGCTGAAGGCCAGGCCCAAGCCTGA